A portion of the Clostridium gelidum genome contains these proteins:
- a CDS encoding DUF134 domain-containing protein: MARPTKFRRVEFFPENNYFVPWGKPKCEIEEIVLKVEELEAMRLKDIEDLNQEECAEKMQVSRQTFQNIIDSARKKIAIALTEGKAISISGGHYTTKLCKFRCLQCGTTYEINYDQDRAICPSCGSEKVMCSKKAGFCKNWCKGNNTNLNT; this comes from the coding sequence ATGGCAAGACCAACAAAATTCAGAAGAGTAGAGTTTTTTCCGGAAAATAATTATTTTGTACCATGGGGAAAGCCAAAATGTGAAATTGAAGAAATAGTTCTAAAAGTAGAAGAACTTGAAGCAATGAGATTAAAAGATATAGAAGATTTAAATCAAGAAGAATGTGCTGAAAAGATGCAAGTATCAAGACAAACTTTTCAAAATATTATAGATAGTGCAAGAAAAAAAATAGCTATTGCGCTAACTGAAGGTAAAGCCATAAGTATAAGCGGGGGGCATTATACTACAAAACTTTGCAAATTTAGATGCTTACAATGTGGAACAACTTATGAAATAAATTATGATCAAGATAGAGCAATTTGTCCTAGTTGTGGTTCAGAGAAAGTTATGTGTAGTAAAAAAGCAGGATTTTGCAAAAATTGGTGTAAAGGTAATAACACAAACCTTAATACTTAA
- a CDS encoding GGDEF domain-containing protein: MDEILASKEQLISKMDELISNNEGPFSVVVADIDDFKNLNNLYGDSVGDEVLKKLISILNNNLSSTDIICRAGDEFNILLVKKGAERSFMELEEIRRYLSDNTFSLCDNKAENIYFTLSFGVASYPRDAKTVVELFRVADSALFRAKDLGKNRICLSEAESMVLKSNYFTKTQLDRLSRLSKANDRTEAFLLREALDDLFKKYSR; this comes from the coding sequence ATGGATGAAATACTTGCTTCAAAAGAACAATTAATATCTAAAATGGATGAATTAATATCAAATAACGAAGGACCTTTTAGTGTTGTGGTTGCTGATATTGATGACTTTAAAAATTTAAATAATTTATATGGAGATTCTGTTGGTGATGAAGTACTAAAAAAACTCATTTCAATTTTAAATAATAATTTATCATCTACAGACATTATTTGTAGAGCTGGTGATGAATTTAATATACTCCTTGTAAAAAAAGGAGCTGAAAGAAGCTTTATGGAATTAGAAGAAATAAGAAGATATTTATCAGATAATACATTTAGCCTATGTGATAATAAAGCAGAGAATATTTATTTTACCTTAAGTTTTGGAGTTGCAAGTTATCCAAGGGATGCTAAAACTGTAGTTGAGCTTTTTCGGGTAGCTGATAGTGCTTTGTTTAGAGCAAAGGATTTGGGAAAAAATAGAATTTGTCTTTCTGAGGCAGAAAGCATGGTTTTGAAATCCAACTATTTTACTAAAACTCAACTCGATAGACTTTCTAGACTTTCCAAGGCAAATGATAGAACTGAAGCATTTCTTCTTAGGGAAGCCCTTGATGATTTATTTAAAAAGTATAGTAGATAA
- a CDS encoding SulP family inorganic anion transporter — MKEIRQEWFGNIKVDLLAGIVVCMALIPEAIGFSIVAGVDPMIGVYASFCMSLIISIFGGRTGMISAAAGAMALVLASLVKEHGIEYMLAATILTGVFQVILGFLKIGNLLKFIPRPVMIGFVNALGIMMFTSQLPYFKGSFILIILGAIGVLIIYLLPKLTRAVPSPIISIIIVTLIVVIFKIDVTTLGDMGKISSDLPRFLIPNISFNMETLKIVLPYSISLSLVGLVESLLTAQLIDDLTDTPSDKNRECVGQGLANITCGFFGGIAGCGMIGQTLINHNYGGRGRLSTLTSGTAMLIAVIVLNKFVVQIPVVALGSVMIVVSITTFNWGSIKRISKVPKTDTIVMISTVIVVLLTHNLAYGVILGIILSALFFASKISEIKVKKIKEDTQTTYIANGQLFFVSTLKFINSFDFTEKIQCVNIDLSKVKIWDESAVDAIDKVVIKFHKNGVKTNLIGMSNQCLELVDRMAVHNKPGGLESASSH; from the coding sequence ATGAAAGAAATTAGACAAGAGTGGTTTGGAAATATTAAAGTAGATTTACTGGCAGGGATAGTTGTTTGTATGGCATTAATACCGGAGGCAATAGGATTTTCTATAGTAGCTGGAGTTGATCCTATGATTGGAGTATATGCATCTTTTTGTATGTCTTTAATTATATCAATCTTTGGTGGAAGAACAGGGATGATTTCCGCTGCAGCTGGTGCAATGGCATTAGTCTTGGCAAGCTTAGTAAAGGAACATGGAATAGAGTATATGCTTGCAGCAACAATACTTACAGGAGTGTTTCAAGTTATATTAGGCTTTTTAAAGATAGGAAATCTATTAAAGTTTATACCTAGACCAGTTATGATAGGATTCGTAAATGCACTAGGAATAATGATGTTTACTTCACAATTACCTTATTTTAAAGGATCATTTATTTTAATAATTTTAGGTGCAATAGGGGTTTTAATAATTTATTTATTGCCGAAGTTAACGAGAGCAGTACCATCTCCAATAATATCAATAATAATTGTTACATTAATAGTGGTTATATTTAAGATTGATGTAACTACATTAGGTGATATGGGAAAAATAAGTAGTGACTTGCCAAGATTTTTAATACCTAATATATCATTTAATATGGAGACACTAAAAATAGTATTACCATATTCGATATCACTCTCTTTAGTTGGTCTTGTAGAATCCTTATTAACAGCTCAGTTGATTGATGATTTAACAGATACTCCAAGCGATAAGAATAGAGAATGTGTAGGTCAAGGTTTGGCTAATATAACATGTGGATTTTTTGGTGGAATAGCAGGATGCGGAATGATTGGTCAAACACTTATAAATCATAATTATGGTGGACGAGGTAGATTATCAACACTTACATCTGGAACTGCAATGCTTATTGCAGTAATAGTATTAAATAAATTTGTTGTGCAAATTCCAGTAGTTGCTTTAGGTTCTGTTATGATAGTTGTATCAATAACTACTTTTAATTGGGGATCAATAAAGAGAATATCAAAAGTACCTAAAACAGATACAATTGTTATGATTTCAACAGTTATAGTAGTTTTATTAACTCATAACTTAGCATATGGGGTTATTCTTGGAATAATATTAAGTGCACTATTTTTTGCATCTAAGATATCTGAAATCAAGGTGAAGAAAATTAAAGAAGATACCCAAACTACATATATAGCTAATGGGCAATTATTTTTTGTATCTACATTAAAGTTTATTAATAGTTTTGATTTTACAGAAAAGATTCAATGTGTAAATATAGATTTGTCTAAGGTGAAAATTTGGGATGAATCAGCAGTTGATGCTATAGATAAAGTAGTAATTAAATTTCATAAAAATGGAGTTAAAACCAACTTGATAGGAATGAGTAATCAATGTTTAGAATTAGTTGATAGAATGGCTGTCCATAATAAACCAGGTGGATTAGAGTCGGCTAGTAGTCATTAA
- a CDS encoding ABC transporter substrate-binding protein: MKKRILTLFMSALMISALVGCGSQTNKSTLNQIKEKGKFTYALTGAYPPFNYMDESGKVVGFDVDIANAIAEKMGVKAEAITTQWDGIVGGLKSKRFDTIIGSMAITEDRLKEVSFTEPYYYDGAQFFAKKDLNLQSINDLKDGKVGVVTGTTFQKELQGMSNIKEVLQFEGDIENFMATANGRSDGLVTSRFVGLKAPKEYNLVPVGPLLYTENIGIGVRKEDKELLESMNNALKEIIEDGTYQEISNRWFGTNILTK; the protein is encoded by the coding sequence ATGAAAAAGAGAATTTTAACATTATTTATGTCAGCATTAATGATTAGTGCACTTGTAGGATGTGGATCACAGACAAATAAATCTACATTGAATCAAATAAAAGAAAAAGGGAAATTTACATATGCCTTAACAGGAGCATATCCACCATTTAATTATATGGATGAAAGTGGTAAGGTAGTAGGATTTGATGTAGATATTGCAAATGCAATTGCAGAAAAGATGGGAGTTAAAGCAGAAGCAATTACAACACAATGGGATGGTATAGTTGGAGGTTTAAAAAGTAAGAGATTTGATACAATTATAGGCAGTATGGCTATTACAGAAGATAGATTAAAAGAAGTAAGCTTTACTGAACCATATTACTATGATGGGGCACAATTTTTTGCAAAGAAGGATTTAAATTTGCAATCTATAAATGATTTAAAAGATGGTAAAGTAGGTGTTGTTACTGGTACAACTTTTCAAAAAGAATTACAAGGTATGAGCAATATTAAAGAAGTACTTCAATTTGAAGGGGACATTGAAAACTTTATGGCAACTGCAAATGGGCGTTCAGATGGACTTGTAACGAGCAGATTTGTAGGATTGAAAGCTCCAAAAGAATATAATTTAGTACCTGTTGGTCCTTTACTTTATACAGAAAATATTGGGATTGGTGTACGTAAAGAGGATAAAGAGTTACTTGAATCAATGAACAATGCATTGAAAGAGATAATTGAAGATGGAACGTACCAAGAAATAAGTAACCGTTGGTTTGGTACTAATATTTTGACAAAATAG
- a CDS encoding YcaO-like family protein, which produces MSIAYEFTGFNNVNGDSNSDMLEYLLNILKRDDYSIFIRDVSFLGFSSYHVIVPGFSEVETIHDVEALDNYSSYIKMKKYLRDIDNISNEEIT; this is translated from the coding sequence ATGTCAATTGCATATGAATTCACAGGATTTAACAACGTAAATGGTGATAGCAATTCAGATATGTTAGAATATTTATTAAATATATTAAAAAGAGATGATTATTCTATATTTATCAGAGATGTATCATTTTTAGGATTTTCAAGCTATCATGTAATTGTGCCAGGATTTAGTGAAGTTGAGACTATTCATGATGTTGAAGCTCTTGACAATTATAGTAGCTACATTAAAATGAAAAAATATTTAAGAGATATTGACAATATAAGCAATGAGGAAATTACTTAA
- a CDS encoding PTS sugar transporter subunit IIA, whose protein sequence is MFEFLKRKKKEDNTDLLKFVAPAKGKTLPLSDVPDPVFAQKMVGDGLAIMIEDDVVVAPVDGELTLVFNTKHAFAMTLDNGIELLVHIGLETVSLNGEGFEQLAQVGTKVKAGTPIIKVDREFIKLKGLSLITPVLITNTDNTKSITPLENIDAVAGETIILEYTV, encoded by the coding sequence ATGTTTGAATTTTTAAAAAGGAAGAAAAAAGAAGACAATACTGATCTATTAAAATTTGTTGCTCCTGCTAAGGGTAAAACATTGCCTTTATCAGATGTTCCTGATCCTGTTTTTGCTCAAAAAATGGTTGGAGATGGATTGGCAATCATGATTGAAGATGATGTTGTTGTTGCACCTGTTGATGGTGAATTAACTTTAGTTTTTAATACAAAGCATGCTTTTGCTATGACATTAGATAATGGTATTGAACTTTTAGTTCATATAGGATTAGAAACTGTTTCGTTGAATGGGGAAGGTTTTGAACAATTAGCACAAGTAGGAACTAAAGTTAAAGCTGGGACTCCTATAATAAAAGTTGACAGAGAATTTATTAAATTAAAAGGTCTTTCTTTAATAACTCCTGTTTTAATAACAAATACTGATAATACAAAATCTATAACTCCTTTAGAAAATATAGATGCTGTTGCGGGTGAAACTATAATTTTAGAATATACAGTTTAA
- the nhaA gene encoding Na+/H+ antiporter NhaA → MKNKIYNKVFNPFLHFFKNESASGLILLGFAIIAIIIANSSFAPTYNDILHTYVTIGYKEFSLSMSVLHWINDGLMALFFLVVGMEIKREVVFGELQSFKKTILPISAAIGGMIVPAIIYALFNYNKPTISGWGIPMATDIAFALGILSLVGRKAPKGIIVFLTALAIVDDLGAIIVIAIFYTSQISWIALIMGLIVFICLILANRFKVKYTSVYVILGIVLWICILKSGIHATIAGVLLGISLPAGKNIHEFKSSILYRLEHVLTPVSSFVIMPIFALANSGIAIDINSIGAIILTPVSFGIIFGLVIGKQIGIFGVSYILVKLKVAKLPAQVTKRHLYGASVLGGIGFTMSIFVSSLSFADETVLATAKISIMIASILAAILGGIIFGLIKLKGEK, encoded by the coding sequence ATGAAAAATAAGATTTATAATAAGGTTTTTAATCCATTTTTACACTTTTTTAAAAATGAATCTGCTAGCGGCTTAATACTTTTGGGTTTTGCCATTATTGCAATAATAATAGCAAATTCTAGTTTTGCTCCAACATACAATGATATACTTCATACCTATGTAACTATTGGATATAAAGAATTTTCGCTATCAATGTCAGTTCTTCATTGGATTAATGATGGATTAATGGCTCTATTTTTTTTAGTAGTTGGTATGGAAATAAAAAGAGAAGTGGTATTTGGAGAGCTTCAATCTTTTAAGAAAACTATATTACCTATATCAGCAGCTATAGGAGGTATGATTGTACCAGCAATTATTTATGCGTTATTTAATTATAATAAACCTACTATTTCAGGATGGGGAATTCCAATGGCAACAGATATTGCATTTGCACTCGGAATACTTTCTTTAGTAGGTAGAAAAGCACCTAAAGGAATAATAGTATTTCTTACAGCATTGGCTATAGTTGATGATTTGGGAGCTATTATTGTAATTGCTATATTTTATACTAGCCAAATTTCTTGGATTGCTCTTATTATGGGTTTAATTGTTTTTATTTGCCTTATATTAGCTAATAGATTTAAGGTTAAATATACATCGGTATATGTTATTTTAGGTATAGTACTATGGATTTGTATTTTAAAGTCAGGTATACATGCAACGATTGCTGGTGTATTACTAGGAATTTCATTGCCTGCAGGAAAAAATATTCATGAATTCAAATCATCAATTTTATACAGACTTGAACATGTTTTAACTCCAGTGTCTTCATTTGTAATTATGCCAATATTTGCGCTAGCAAATTCAGGGATAGCTATTGATATTAATAGTATTGGAGCAATAATATTAACACCTGTTAGTTTTGGAATTATATTTGGGCTAGTTATTGGGAAACAAATAGGTATATTTGGAGTTTCATACATTTTAGTAAAATTAAAAGTGGCTAAGCTTCCAGCTCAAGTAACCAAAAGGCATTTATATGGTGCAAGTGTGCTTGGAGGTATTGGATTTACTATGTCAATCTTTGTATCATCTTTATCATTTGCAGATGAAACTGTGTTAGCCACAGCCAAAATAAGCATTATGATTGCTTCAATTTTAGCTGCAATATTAGGTGGGATAATTTTTGGACTTATAAAACTTAAAGGTGAAAAATAA
- a CDS encoding iron-sulfur cluster assembly scaffold protein — protein MDIEEYSDIVMDHFMCPRNMGVINNSNGEGTNGDPDCGDYLTIYIKVENNIIDDISFLVFGCPASVATSSMTTELSKKKTLEEALKITEDHIINALGGLPENKKHCSNLGVSALRNAIEDYYKRKV, from the coding sequence ATGGATATAGAAGAATATTCAGATATTGTTATGGATCATTTTATGTGTCCAAGAAATATGGGAGTAATAAATAATTCAAATGGAGAAGGAACCAATGGAGATCCAGATTGTGGGGACTACTTAACTATATATATAAAAGTAGAAAACAATATAATAGATGATATTAGCTTTTTAGTTTTTGGGTGTCCAGCATCAGTTGCGACAAGTAGTATGACAACAGAGCTTTCAAAGAAAAAAACTTTAGAAGAAGCATTGAAAATTACTGAAGATCATATAATAAATGCTCTGGGGGGATTACCAGAAAATAAAAAGCATTGTTCTAATCTTGGAGTTTCGGCGTTAAGAAATGCTATTGAGGATTATTACAAAAGAAAAGTATAA
- a CDS encoding ATP-binding protein: MELVVLSGKGGTGKTTIAISLAELAEDVVRIDCDVDAPNFYMFYEGHDIEKKEFTGGKKAIIDEALCVKCGKCETVCRFDAIENCKINPFTCEGCGTCMLVCKQNAIKLEDEKTADTFITELDKGIISRAEMEIGSDGSGKLISYLRKNGRKFNPEEKLIISDGSPGIGCSVIASITGSDAVLVVTEPTKSGLEDLMRVVALCEHFGVFTMVCINKFDINEDMSIRIEEFIKEKELVLVGKIPYDDTVMKSINELKPIIYYEDSKACTSIKSMWESIKKHIF, encoded by the coding sequence GTGGAATTAGTAGTTTTAAGCGGAAAAGGTGGAACAGGTAAAACTACAATTGCAATATCACTTGCAGAGCTTGCTGAAGATGTAGTGAGAATTGATTGTGATGTAGATGCACCAAATTTTTATATGTTTTATGAAGGTCATGATATTGAAAAAAAGGAATTCACAGGTGGCAAAAAAGCTATTATAGATGAAGCTCTTTGTGTTAAATGTGGAAAGTGTGAGACTGTATGTAGATTTGATGCAATAGAGAATTGTAAGATTAATCCTTTTACTTGTGAAGGTTGTGGAACTTGCATGCTAGTATGCAAGCAAAATGCAATAAAGTTAGAAGATGAAAAAACAGCAGATACGTTCATTACTGAATTGGATAAAGGCATAATTTCAAGAGCTGAAATGGAAATAGGCAGCGATGGTTCAGGAAAGTTAATAAGTTATTTAAGAAAAAATGGCAGAAAATTTAATCCTGAGGAAAAATTAATTATAAGTGATGGTTCACCTGGAATTGGATGTTCTGTAATAGCGTCTATTACTGGAAGCGATGCGGTTTTAGTTGTTACAGAACCTACAAAATCTGGACTTGAAGATTTAATGAGAGTGGTAGCGTTATGTGAACATTTTGGAGTATTTACTATGGTTTGTATTAATAAATTTGATATAAATGAGGATATGAGCATAAGAATAGAAGAATTTATTAAAGAAAAAGAATTAGTTTTAGTAGGTAAAATCCCATATGATGACACTGTTATGAAATCTATAAATGAACTAAAGCCTATTATATATTATGAAGATAGTAAAGCATGTACTTCTATTAAAAGTATGTGGGAAAGTATAAAGAAGCATATTTTTTAG
- a CDS encoding Fur family transcriptional regulator — MDKDLSWYKKLFEKNGYKFTTQKRIILLEIINANTHLSVNEIYDRIRNRNIGLATVYRSLKLFNQLDIIKQINIDNVSYYEMKIFSGKPLHIHFKCSKCDSIIDIDNKYLNLEYIKLNKKVEKENNLDVNDVNIMLIGTCSKCKEDK, encoded by the coding sequence ATGGATAAAGATCTTTCTTGGTATAAGAAATTATTTGAGAAAAATGGATATAAGTTCACTACGCAAAAGAGAATAATACTATTAGAAATAATTAATGCTAATACTCATTTATCAGTAAATGAAATTTATGATAGAATCAGAAATAGAAATATTGGTCTTGCTACAGTATATAGAAGTTTGAAGCTTTTTAATCAATTAGACATAATAAAACAAATTAACATTGACAATGTAAGTTATTATGAAATGAAAATTTTTAGTGGAAAACCCTTGCATATTCATTTTAAATGTTCCAAATGTGATAGTATAATAGATATAGATAATAAATATTTAAACTTAGAATACATTAAGTTAAATAAAAAAGTTGAAAAAGAAAACAATTTAGATGTAAATGATGTAAATATTATGCTAATTGGAACATGCAGTAAATGCAAGGAGGATAAATAA
- a CDS encoding amino acid ABC transporter permease, with the protein MNILEILLETKDGIVSFFSIAIKYLPNFLPGVVLTLELSILSILLGMVLGIVVNLLKMTKIKILCIITDFYVAVVRGTPLLLQLFFIFYGLPQMGITINRFVTAVVGLAFHNGAYISEIFRGAIKSVDYGQEEASHALGMTKFESFRYVISPQAFKHAVPSLGNQFILAIKDSSLTSVITISETMMLARQFAAATYSIFPIYFDAACFYMLLTYVLSKLLMHIEYKLKRNER; encoded by the coding sequence ATGAATATATTAGAAATTTTATTAGAAACTAAAGATGGAATAGTTAGTTTTTTTTCCATAGCAATTAAGTATTTACCGAATTTTTTACCAGGAGTAGTCCTTACGTTAGAGCTATCTATATTATCAATACTTTTAGGAATGGTTTTGGGTATTGTTGTAAATCTCTTAAAAATGACTAAAATAAAAATATTATGTATAATAACTGATTTCTATGTGGCAGTTGTTCGTGGAACACCATTACTATTACAGCTATTTTTTATCTTTTATGGGTTGCCACAAATGGGAATTACTATAAATAGATTTGTTACTGCAGTAGTTGGGTTAGCATTTCATAATGGTGCCTATATTAGCGAAATTTTTCGTGGAGCAATCAAATCAGTTGATTATGGACAAGAAGAAGCTTCACATGCCCTTGGAATGACTAAATTTGAATCATTTAGATATGTTATTTCCCCTCAAGCATTTAAACATGCGGTTCCATCACTTGGAAATCAATTTATTTTGGCAATAAAAGATTCATCACTTACAAGTGTTATAACTATTTCAGAAACAATGATGCTAGCAAGACAATTTGCAGCTGCAACATATTCTATTTTCCCAATTTATTTCGATGCTGCTTGTTTCTACATGCTTTTAACGTATGTATTAAGTAAACTACTAATGCATATTGAGTACAAATTAAAACGTAATGAGAGGTGA
- a CDS encoding C-GCAxxG-C-C family protein, translated as MERVIEFHKEGYNCAESVLKAFNEDTGLDIPVSMASPFGSGMTVGSTCGAITGTLMAVGALKGRNTSEEKNNSRTLTKEVTTKVKEKYGTLECIELKRKGVTCDEIIEYAYGLLKEHTK; from the coding sequence ATGGAAAGAGTAATAGAATTTCATAAAGAAGGCTATAATTGTGCAGAATCTGTACTTAAGGCTTTTAATGAAGATACAGGATTAGATATTCCAGTATCAATGGCTAGCCCCTTTGGCTCTGGAATGACTGTAGGAAGTACTTGTGGAGCGATTACAGGAACACTTATGGCGGTTGGAGCATTAAAAGGAAGAAATACAAGTGAAGAAAAAAATAATTCAAGAACACTTACTAAAGAAGTAACAACTAAGGTTAAAGAAAAATATGGAACTCTTGAATGTATTGAACTTAAGAGAAAAGGTGTAACTTGTGATGAAATCATAGAATATGCCTATGGTCTTTTAAAAGAACATACAAAATAA
- a CDS encoding NifB/NifX family molybdenum-iron cluster-binding protein has product MKIAISANGENNESVLDVRFGRCEYFQIHDTEKKEVKILENLGKCANGGAGIVAANQLIDENINVIITGNLGPNAFELMEKAEIKAYKCENISITSVLEKYNNNELEEINISGPAHH; this is encoded by the coding sequence ATGAAAATAGCAATTTCAGCAAATGGAGAAAACAATGAAAGTGTACTTGATGTAAGATTTGGAAGATGTGAATATTTTCAAATTCATGATACAGAAAAAAAAGAAGTTAAAATTTTAGAAAATTTAGGAAAATGTGCAAATGGTGGTGCAGGTATTGTTGCAGCTAATCAATTAATTGATGAAAATATAAATGTTATTATTACTGGAAATCTTGGACCTAATGCTTTTGAACTTATGGAAAAAGCAGAAATTAAAGCATATAAGTGTGAAAATATTTCTATAACATCTGTACTTGAGAAATACAATAATAATGAGCTTGAGGAAATAAATATTTCAGGTCCTGCTCATCATTAG
- a CDS encoding ATP-binding protein, with the protein MNIAVLSGKGGTGKTTVSTNLALALKSNYIDCDVEEPNGFIFLKPKIDKTEQVMVEYPFIDDEKCTSCGKCVSVCQFNALAKVKNDIMLFEKLCHGCGACEIVCEYDALTYKKRELGNIESGTVRDISCSRGILNISEPMAVPVIRDLLKNLPKGINLIDCPPGTSCNVVTALKYANGAILVTEPSEFGLHDLKMAVELVKMYNIPFGIVINKDDGKNNIIKKYCKDEEIGLMGVIPYSRSTAILYSNGEVLYDDFDHKILFDELSKEVKEVLKWN; encoded by the coding sequence ATGAATATAGCAGTTCTTAGTGGCAAAGGTGGAACAGGTAAAACTACAGTTTCAACAAATCTTGCTCTTGCATTAAAGTCAAATTATATTGATTGTGATGTAGAAGAACCTAATGGATTCATATTTTTGAAACCTAAAATAGATAAAACAGAACAAGTTATGGTGGAATATCCTTTTATAGATGATGAGAAATGCACATCGTGTGGAAAATGCGTAAGTGTATGCCAATTTAATGCTCTTGCAAAAGTTAAAAATGATATAATGCTCTTTGAAAAGTTGTGTCATGGATGTGGTGCTTGTGAAATTGTATGTGAATATGATGCATTGACTTATAAGAAAAGAGAACTAGGTAATATTGAAAGTGGAACAGTAAGAGATATAAGTTGCAGTAGAGGGATCTTAAATATAAGTGAACCTATGGCAGTACCAGTTATACGTGATCTTCTTAAAAATTTACCCAAAGGCATTAATTTAATTGATTGTCCTCCAGGCACATCGTGTAATGTAGTAACTGCCTTGAAGTATGCAAATGGAGCAATACTTGTTACAGAACCTTCAGAATTTGGACTTCATGATCTGAAGATGGCTGTTGAACTTGTAAAGATGTATAACATACCTTTTGGAATAGTTATAAATAAAGATGATGGAAAAAATAATATAATAAAAAAATATTGCAAAGATGAAGAAATAGGCTTAATGGGTGTTATACCGTATAGTAGATCTACTGCAATTTTATATTCTAATGGAGAAGTATTATATGATGATTTTGACCATAAAATTTTATTTGATGAATTATCAAAGGAAGTTAAGGAGGTGCTAAAGTGGAATTAG
- a CDS encoding amino acid ABC transporter ATP-binding protein, with the protein MIEVRDLYKSFNNLEVIKGVNLKVERGEVVSIIGSSGSGKSTLLRCINFLENKDSGEIIFDGQVVGKTPYEINLLRKKVGMVFQNFNLFPNMTVLENVMSGPKIIKKMKSEKAEEIAREFLNKVGLEEKADTYPAMLSGGQKQRVAIARTLAMNPEVILFDEPTSALDPELVGEVLLVMKELAKMGMTMIIVTHEMAFANEVSDKVVFLNEGNVAEIGTPNEIFNNPKHEKLQSFLSSINLSPAI; encoded by the coding sequence ATGATTGAAGTACGTGATTTATATAAAAGTTTCAATAATCTAGAAGTAATTAAAGGTGTCAACTTGAAGGTAGAACGTGGAGAAGTAGTTAGTATAATAGGGTCAAGTGGATCTGGGAAAAGTACCTTGCTTCGTTGTATAAACTTTCTTGAAAATAAAGATAGTGGGGAAATAATATTTGATGGACAAGTTGTCGGAAAAACACCATACGAGATTAATTTGCTAAGAAAAAAGGTGGGAATGGTATTTCAGAATTTTAATCTTTTTCCTAATATGACAGTGTTAGAAAATGTTATGAGTGGACCTAAAATTATTAAGAAGATGAAATCTGAAAAGGCAGAAGAGATTGCTAGAGAATTTTTAAATAAAGTTGGTTTAGAAGAGAAAGCAGACACTTATCCTGCTATGCTATCAGGTGGACAAAAGCAAAGAGTTGCAATTGCCAGAACATTAGCTATGAACCCAGAGGTTATATTGTTTGATGAGCCAACGTCTGCCCTAGATCCAGAACTTGTTGGTGAAGTACTTTTGGTTATGAAAGAACTTGCTAAAATGGGAATGACAATGATTATTGTAACTCATGAGATGGCATTTGCAAATGAAGTATCAGATAAAGTAGTGTTTTTAAATGAAGGTAATGTTGCCGAAATAGGAACTCCAAATGAAATATTTAATAACCCAAAGCATGAAAAATTACAGAGCTTTTTAAGTAGTATAAATTTATCACCTGCCATATAG
- a CDS encoding NifB/NifX family molybdenum-iron cluster-binding protein: MKIAIASDGNKVSGHFGHCEGFTMYDVEQGQSLKKEFIPNPGHKPGYLPVFLKEKNANVIIAGGMGETAQDLFNQNGIEVVVGAQGLSDDLVQAFIRGELKSTGSVCTEHSHEGHCEE, encoded by the coding sequence ATGAAAATAGCAATTGCAAGTGATGGTAATAAGGTAAGTGGACATTTTGGACACTGTGAAGGGTTTACCATGTATGATGTAGAACAAGGGCAATCTTTAAAAAAGGAATTTATACCGAATCCAGGACATAAACCAGGATATTTACCTGTATTCTTAAAAGAAAAAAATGCAAATGTAATAATTGCAGGTGGAATGGGAGAAACAGCACAAGATCTTTTTAATCAAAATGGAATAGAAGTAGTTGTAGGAGCTCAAGGTTTAAGTGATGATCTTGTTCAAGCATTTATAAGAGGTGAACTAAAATCAACTGGAAGTGTATGTACTGAACATTCACATGAAGGTCATTGTGAAGAATAA